agttttttttttttaattctttactaattaaataaaactggGTATGcttattaaaattgttaaactGGTTTGTTAAAGCACTTTATGTTGTTACCACAGTAcactttgttttaatatttattacttctaataaaattaaactaaataataaaaaatatattaaaaattatgttaaacctAAACCCAGAGAGCATAGCGTTTATTGTGGGGGAAAGCGTTTATTGTGGGGGAAGTTGTGAAGTAAGAAAAAGCACACGAAGCGTGAAGGAAGGGAAGCAGAATCAGCGATGGCGAGAAACTGGTTGTTTCGATCTTTGGCTCTTCGACATGCGATAAAGAATAGTGTTCGGCCGATCTTCTTCAACGCTCACCACCGCTATCTCTCAGTCCCACCCAAACCATCTCTCTTTGCCACCGCAATTGCTTCCTCTCAACTCTCTCTCCTCCCATCCTTCCACCACTCCCGCTCCCTCTCCTCCGCCGCAggtctctctctctcacacacacgtTCTGCATTGCTTGATTTTTATATGCGAACGAAAGGAATCGCGTTATTTTATTTGCTGCGCTGTGTGCATTATTCACCTTTGCATTAACCTCTATTCCTGAATTCGCTTCCTACCGATACTATTTCCACTTGATGAAAacgaatttatatttttaattgttttaagtttatttcaCTGCGTCGGAATAACTAAGTCTATTGGTGAATTATTTTCAGGTTCTTCTGATGTTGTACTTGTTAATTCAGAGGAAGAGTTCAACAACATCCTTACCAAAGTCAAAGgtatgtgtatgttttgttgcTATTTTCTTATAGAAGTTTGTTATTCCATGAATTTGCAAATGGGTTTTTGTACAGGtctgtaaatatattttattcttcttctgttttgttattcttttatatGTGGATGAATCTATAGAGAGCTGAATTTTTCTACCTGATGAAATTCTGTTCAATAGATAACTCGTTGCACGCTGTCTTCTATTTCACTGCGGTTTGGTGTGGACCTTGTAAGTTGCGGTGACCCTTTCTTATGTTGACTTAGATATTTCCAAtgaattgtaattattttactGTGCTGTTTATTCTTGGTGATGCATGTGTGTGACCATTGCAAAAGAATAATTTGAGAGTATTTGGTGTATGTATGATACGAAACAATAAATTATGCTCCCAGTGAATGTGAGATCGCCAACTCTTTCAGAAACGCTAAAGAGAATATGTTTTGTTATGTACTCTAAACTTACAAACCAGTTTTTTGCGCTTGTTTGAGTTGAGTAATTCATCTTTTGGCGGATAGAAAAAATTATGTGGAATGTGCATGCCATAAATTATTGGTTTTTCACAAAGAGGtggtgtttatgattttgttgtttgtatATGTTTTTCTTGATGTCTGTATTCTATAGAAAAATTCTCACTGTTTTTGTGGTGTATACTTCTGTTTAGGCAGGTTTATTTCTCCTATAGTTGGGGAGCTCAGTAAGAAGTATCCTCATGTGACAACATATAAGATTGACATCGATCAGGTACGGAGTATATTAATTGTGTGATCTGTGGTTTTGAATCATGAGCCAAcctacaatttatttaatagatTTCAGAATGCcacttttttttccctttttgttATCTTAGATTGAATTTTCAATAAGAAGATGTATCGCACAGTTGAAAATAGCTTAAAATTCATATTCTGCGTGAGTCTAATTATATTTTGGGcgttataaaatatgaatgtaGGACACATAAGTATGCATGTCTTGTAGTCACTGACTCGTTATCCATTTgttgttaatatataaaaaaatataagtcaCAAGTTAAGACTTGCTTACTAAGATGCTTGAAAAGTGATATGATAACATACAGACGTAAATGCTTACAAGGAATCACATGATCAGATTTACATGctttgtactttttattatgttGCTACTCTTACAAAGTAGTTTAGGTCTAACACAACTTCAGAAAATCAACTTGTAAAGTGAGGATTACCTTCATTTATATAGACTTAGTTTTTTCCCAATTCACCTTATATCCAACATTAATGGGCTTGGAACGTGGATAGCATGG
This genomic stretch from Vigna radiata var. radiata cultivar VC1973A chromosome 7, Vradiata_ver6, whole genome shotgun sequence harbors:
- the LOC106766947 gene encoding thioredoxin O1, mitochondrial isoform X1 — encoded protein: MARNWLFRSLALRHAIKNSVRPIFFNAHHRYLSVPPKPSLFATAIASSQLSLLPSFHHSRSLSSAAGSSDVVLVNSEEEFNNILTKVKDNSLHAVFYFTAVWCGPCRFISPIVGELSKKYPHVTTYKIDIDQEAIQGTLGKLQITSVPTLHFFQNGKMADVLVGADVARLTNITEKLFKKN
- the LOC106766947 gene encoding thioredoxin O1, mitochondrial isoform X2 codes for the protein MARNWLFRSLALRHAIKNSVRPIFFNAHHRYLSVPPKPSLFATAIASSQLSLLPSFHHSRSLSSAAGSSDVVLVNSEEEFNNILTKVKDNSLHAVFYFTAVWCGPCRFISPIVGELSKKYPHVTTYKIDIDQEAIQGTLGKLQITSVPTLHFFQNGKMADVLVGADVARLTNITEKLFK
- the LOC106766947 gene encoding thioredoxin O1, mitochondrial isoform X3, with translation MARNWLFRSLALRHAIKNSVRPIFFNAHHRYLSVPPKPSLFATAIASSQLSLLPSFHHSRSLSSAAGSSDVVLVNSEEEFNNILTKVKGRFISPIVGELSKKYPHVTTYKIDIDQEAIQGTLGKLQITSVPTLHFFQNGKMADVLVGADVARLTNITEKLFKKN